A genomic window from bacterium includes:
- a CDS encoding DM13 domain-containing protein, producing the protein MDASPDAANSLIRRLWGWARRHWVITTIALAAAIGLGIWLIFFFFAVQTLFIDEEVDEALPTFGAPAAPAEAPAPAPAAEPAAPAPAPAAAEAPAATSDGETAASAAPAPAEGSAPAAAPPAGEVPAPAPAGETAADAPAATPAPAPAEPAPAAPPAPAEGELVAGPGASGMPGDEITPEMADETNEAIASGAMPREVVMNEERPMPVAPQIVTLASGEFMSRSHPTEGRVLVLNDGSEQRFLRFENFRTDNGPDLNVWLSSAPPDAPAGDFLNDWVDLGDLKGNVGAQNYEIPPSVDLDHYSTVIVWCVRFSVAFGTAPLA; encoded by the coding sequence ATGGACGCATCACCCGACGCAGCGAACTCTCTCATCCGGCGCCTGTGGGGCTGGGCCCGGCGCCATTGGGTCATCACCACGATCGCCCTCGCCGCGGCCATCGGCCTGGGGATCTGGCTGATCTTCTTCTTCTTCGCTGTGCAGACGCTCTTCATCGACGAGGAGGTGGACGAGGCGCTGCCGACCTTCGGCGCCCCGGCGGCTCCGGCCGAGGCCCCGGCCCCGGCTCCCGCCGCCGAGCCGGCGGCTCCGGCGCCTGCCCCAGCGGCCGCCGAAGCGCCTGCGGCCACCTCCGATGGGGAGACGGCGGCGTCTGCGGCGCCGGCCCCTGCCGAAGGCTCCGCGCCCGCCGCCGCGCCCCCGGCCGGCGAGGTCCCCGCCCCTGCCCCTGCGGGCGAGACGGCCGCCGACGCACCCGCCGCCACGCCGGCTCCTGCTCCCGCCGAACCCGCCCCGGCAGCGCCGCCGGCCCCCGCCGAGGGAGAGCTGGTGGCCGGCCCGGGGGCCTCGGGAATGCCCGGCGACGAGATCACCCCGGAGATGGCCGATGAGACGAACGAGGCCATTGCCTCGGGAGCGATGCCCCGCGAGGTGGTCATGAACGAGGAGCGGCCCATGCCGGTGGCGCCGCAGATCGTCACGCTCGCCTCGGGCGAGTTCATGAGCCGCAGCCACCCCACCGAGGGCCGGGTGCTGGTGCTGAACGACGGCTCCGAGCAGCGTTTCCTGCGCTTCGAGAACTTCCGCACCGATAACGGCCCGGACCTCAACGTGTGGCTGTCCTCGGCACCGCCCGACGCCCCGGCCGGGGACTTCCTGAACGACTGGGTCGATCTCGGCGACCTGAAGGGCAACGTCGGTGCCCAGAACTACGAGATCCCACCCAGCGTCGACCTCGATCACTACTCCACCGTGATCGTCTGGTGCGTGCGCTTCAGCGTGGCCTTCGGGACGGCTCCCCTGGCCTGA
- a CDS encoding pyridoxal-phosphate dependent enzyme yields the protein MNRLTAESGWLGSPAGSFFDVDDGSDNPFLRYRRLLWAHRRFAESGRSDGDFVAAVERLDRRVAEIDGRGFRVTPSAPAPELSRRLGVELWVKDETGNVTGTHKARHLMGLALHLEADADAPQHRLAIASCGNAALAAATVARAADRPLDVFIPPWADAYIVGALETLGADIGVCPRRPGELGDPCFSRFREATAAGSLPFCAVAVENLWTIDGGRTLAFEMIESLAGAGELDALFVQVGGGALASSVVQGFVEAADAGVVGRLPAFYMVQTEGCAPLRQAWERLSSLGEQLGMEAALEAAVAQPERFMQPWAPPEGDTPQSIATGILDDVTYDWLPVAWGVAATGGDVVVAPERLVAEAHALARRWTDVPVDPTGTAGLAGLLAARGAGLVADGARVGVLFTGADRSA from the coding sequence ATGAACCGTCTCACGGCTGAGAGCGGCTGGTTGGGGTCGCCGGCCGGTTCATTCTTCGACGTGGACGACGGCAGTGACAATCCCTTCCTGCGGTATCGACGCCTGCTGTGGGCACACCGGCGGTTCGCCGAGTCGGGCCGCTCCGACGGCGACTTCGTGGCGGCCGTGGAGCGGCTCGACCGCCGGGTCGCCGAGATCGACGGGCGGGGGTTCCGGGTGACGCCCAGCGCGCCCGCACCGGAGTTGAGCAGGCGTCTCGGCGTGGAGCTCTGGGTGAAGGACGAGACGGGCAACGTCACCGGCACGCACAAGGCGCGCCATCTCATGGGCCTGGCGCTGCACCTCGAGGCCGACGCCGACGCCCCGCAGCACCGGCTGGCCATCGCCTCCTGCGGGAATGCGGCCCTGGCGGCGGCCACCGTGGCCCGAGCCGCCGACCGTCCCCTGGACGTGTTCATCCCGCCGTGGGCCGACGCCTACATCGTGGGTGCCCTCGAGACTCTGGGCGCCGACATCGGGGTCTGCCCCCGGCGGCCCGGTGAGCTCGGCGATCCCTGCTTCAGCCGGTTCCGCGAGGCCACGGCGGCCGGCTCGCTGCCGTTCTGCGCCGTCGCCGTCGAGAATCTCTGGACCATCGACGGCGGCCGCACGCTGGCGTTCGAGATGATCGAGTCGCTCGCCGGAGCGGGGGAGCTGGACGCGCTGTTCGTGCAGGTGGGGGGCGGGGCGCTGGCGTCCAGTGTGGTGCAGGGTTTCGTCGAGGCCGCCGACGCAGGTGTCGTGGGCCGGCTACCGGCGTTCTACATGGTGCAGACCGAGGGATGCGCGCCGCTGCGGCAGGCCTGGGAGCGGCTCTCGTCGTTGGGCGAGCAGCTGGGCATGGAAGCGGCCCTCGAGGCCGCCGTGGCGCAGCCCGAGCGGTTCATGCAGCCGTGGGCGCCGCCGGAGGGCGATACGCCCCAGAGCATCGCCACGGGCATCCTGGACGACGTCACCTACGACTGGCTGCCGGTCGCCTGGGGCGTGGCGGCAACGGGAGGCGACGTGGTGGTGGCGCCGGAGCGCCTGGTGGCCGAGGCCCACGCACTGGCCCGGCGCTGGACAGACGTGCCGGTGGATCCGACGGGCACGGCCGGCCTGGCCGGGCTGCTGGCGGCTCGCGGCGCGGGACTCGTGGCCGACGGAGCGCGCGTCGGCGTGCTGTTCACGGGGGCCGACCGCAGCGCCTGA
- a CDS encoding LysM domain-containing protein has product MARATPLGRITLVGLSAVLVVTLTACFDTSDDTEGPTTDTGGAGSNTVVTLAPPPPVTPATGVVQQPPPELPSPPPATPATTTTTRNIGDPLIYTINPGDTLFGIARQFGVSLDDLVALNNIENPDNIRAGDQLFIPPPE; this is encoded by the coding sequence ATGGCACGCGCCACTCCTCTCGGGCGCATAACCCTGGTCGGCCTTTCGGCCGTGCTGGTCGTCACGCTCACCGCCTGCTTCGACACCAGTGACGACACCGAGGGTCCGACCACCGACACCGGTGGCGCTGGCAGCAACACCGTCGTCACGCTCGCCCCCCCGCCGCCGGTGACCCCGGCGACCGGCGTCGTCCAGCAGCCGCCCCCCGAGCTGCCCTCGCCCCCACCGGCAACGCCGGCGACCACCACGACGACACGGAACATCGGCGACCCGCTCATCTACACGATCAACCCCGGCGACACCCTTTTCGGCATCGCCAGGCAGTTCGGCGTCAGCCTCGACGACCTCGTGGCGTTGAACAACATCGAGAACCCCGACAACATCCGCGCCGGGGATCAACTGTTCATCCCGCCGCCGGAATGA
- a CDS encoding PQQ-binding-like beta-propeller repeat protein yields MDTEGYLYLGVEYEERDTARAREVGQLVKLDPSLPDDPIVWSVHDPSEFPQRGVWSTPVVWRDMVFATTHTGRFWGVDRRTGEIRWEKRFNDLLWSSPIVIDEALILADGAGRITAYDVSDTSVEPPVIWQLHVGNEWRFESSPVMWDGVIYLGGRSGAMYAVGDAAGR; encoded by the coding sequence GTGGACACCGAGGGGTACCTGTACCTGGGCGTGGAGTACGAGGAGCGCGACACGGCGCGCGCCCGGGAGGTGGGCCAGCTCGTGAAGCTCGACCCGTCCCTCCCCGACGATCCCATCGTCTGGTCGGTGCACGACCCTTCGGAGTTTCCCCAGCGGGGCGTGTGGAGCACGCCGGTCGTGTGGCGCGACATGGTGTTCGCTACGACCCACACCGGCAGGTTCTGGGGCGTCGACCGCCGGACGGGCGAGATCCGCTGGGAGAAGCGGTTCAACGACCTGCTGTGGAGCAGCCCGATCGTGATCGACGAGGCGTTGATCCTGGCGGACGGGGCGGGGCGGATCACCGCCTACGACGTCAGCGACACGTCCGTGGAGCCACCGGTCATCTGGCAGTTGCACGTCGGCAACGAGTGGCGCTTCGAGTCCTCGCCGGTGATGTGGGACGGCGTGATCTACCTGGGGGGACGCAGCGGCGCGATGTACGCGGTCGGCGATGCCGCCGGCCGGTAG
- a CDS encoding pyridoxal-phosphate dependent enzyme: MSAPVAEYSRDARMGPGTSVEVLQRAARRFGEEGIVLPTFAQLAEPQRIPAAALASLAGVGRNEADARNLWRVHWYNDTASGGLREVPSYVVLPPEFTGVASPILVAFGDRFPMIGAHKVLAAYACLVPRLVTGVFDPTAQRAVWPSTGNYARGGVAISRIMGCRGVAVLPENMSRERFEWLERWVTDPGDIVATPGSESNVKEIYDACAELAVEERNVIFNQFSEFSNHAGHYAVTGPALAHAFADHAAAQPGLRLAAFVAASGSSGTLGAGDYLKERHGTRIVAVEALECPTMLYNGFGEHNIQGIGDKHIPLVHNVMNSDAAVAVSDAATDGLFMAFGHEGGRRVLAGRGIPAGVLASLDHFGLSSICNVLAAIKYARTAPLGADDVIVTVATDGAALYESERPRLTGTRFGGSFDDAAAAAQIEAHLAGADTSHVLLLDEVGRSRIFNLGYFTWVEQQGVSVEDFEARRQAAFWDRLHAMVPAWDAMIDEFNARSGAAALL, from the coding sequence ATGAGTGCCCCGGTAGCCGAGTATTCGCGCGACGCCCGCATGGGACCGGGCACATCCGTGGAGGTGCTTCAGCGGGCGGCGCGGCGATTCGGTGAGGAGGGAATCGTGCTCCCCACCTTCGCCCAGCTGGCCGAACCTCAGCGGATTCCGGCCGCCGCCCTGGCGAGTCTGGCCGGTGTGGGTCGCAACGAGGCCGACGCCCGCAACCTGTGGCGGGTCCACTGGTACAACGACACCGCTTCGGGGGGTCTCCGGGAGGTGCCTTCCTACGTGGTGCTACCGCCGGAGTTCACGGGCGTGGCGTCGCCGATCCTGGTGGCCTTCGGGGACAGGTTCCCGATGATCGGCGCCCACAAGGTGCTGGCCGCCTACGCCTGCCTGGTGCCCCGCCTGGTCACCGGCGTTTTCGACCCCACCGCCCAGCGCGCGGTGTGGCCGTCGACGGGGAACTACGCCCGCGGCGGCGTGGCGATCAGCCGGATCATGGGTTGCCGCGGGGTGGCGGTGCTGCCGGAGAACATGAGCCGCGAGCGCTTCGAGTGGCTCGAGCGCTGGGTGACCGACCCCGGCGACATCGTGGCCACACCGGGTTCGGAGAGCAACGTCAAGGAGATCTACGACGCCTGCGCCGAGCTGGCCGTCGAGGAACGCAACGTGATCTTCAACCAGTTCTCCGAGTTCTCCAACCATGCCGGCCACTATGCCGTGACCGGGCCGGCCCTGGCGCACGCCTTCGCCGACCACGCCGCGGCCCAGCCGGGCCTTCGTCTCGCCGCCTTCGTGGCGGCCTCCGGCTCGTCGGGAACGCTTGGCGCCGGCGACTATCTCAAGGAGCGGCACGGCACCCGCATCGTGGCGGTCGAGGCCCTCGAGTGCCCGACCATGCTCTACAACGGGTTCGGCGAGCACAACATCCAGGGCATCGGCGACAAACACATCCCCCTGGTCCACAACGTCATGAACAGCGACGCCGCGGTGGCGGTCTCCGACGCGGCCACCGATGGCCTGTTCATGGCCTTCGGCCACGAGGGAGGGCGGCGGGTCCTCGCCGGGCGCGGCATCCCGGCAGGGGTGCTGGCGTCGCTGGACCACTTCGGTCTGTCGAGTATCTGCAACGTGCTCGCCGCCATCAAGTACGCCCGCACGGCACCTCTGGGCGCTGATGACGTGATCGTGACCGTCGCCACCGACGGTGCGGCCCTCTACGAGAGCGAGCGGCCGCGCCTCACCGGCACACGCTTCGGGGGTTCCTTCGACGACGCCGCGGCAGCGGCGCAGATCGAGGCGCACCTGGCCGGTGCGGACACGTCGCACGTTCTGCTGCTCGACGAGGTCGGCCGCAGCCGCATCTTCAATCTTGGCTACTTCACCTGGGTGGAACAGCAGGGTGTGTCGGTGGAGGACTTCGAGGCGCGCCGGCAGGCGGCGTTCTGGGATCGGCTGCACGCCATGGTCCCGGCCTGGGACGCCATGATCGACGAGTTCAACGCCCGCAGCGGAGCAGCGGCCCTGCTCTGA
- a CDS encoding LysM domain-containing protein, giving the protein MSHARPRRRITLIALTVVMALVLTSCFGDDDPDETTTTTTQQSSTPPPPPETTPTTQAAVVEPPTTTAVIVVPPPEEPEVVPPEPPPTPPEDPVVDENGILLYTVQAGDTLFSIAQRFGVSLDDVIEANNISNPDVIFEGDTLTIPPAG; this is encoded by the coding sequence ATGTCTCATGCGCGTCCTCGCAGGCGAATCACACTGATCGCACTCACCGTTGTCATGGCGCTGGTCCTCACCTCATGCTTCGGCGACGATGACCCCGACGAGACGACAACGACGACGACCCAGCAGTCGTCAACTCCACCACCTCCCCCGGAGACGACGCCGACGACGCAGGCAGCCGTCGTTGAACCCCCGACGACCACGGCGGTGATCGTCGTCCCGCCGCCCGAGGAGCCGGAGGTGGTCCCACCGGAGCCGCCGCCAACTCCTCCGGAGGATCCGGTGGTGGATGAGAACGGAATCCTCCTCTACACGGTGCAGGCCGGTGACACCCTGTTCAGCATCGCCCAGCGGTTCGGCGTCAGCTTGGACGACGTCATCGAGGCCAACAACATCAGCAATCCCGACGTCATCTTCGAGGGCGACACGCTGACCATCCCGCCTGCCGGCTGA